A genomic window from Chrysoperla carnea chromosome 3, inChrCarn1.1, whole genome shotgun sequence includes:
- the LOC123294971 gene encoding phosphomannomutase — protein sequence MATRDKTLVLFDVDGTLTAARSVIKKEFEKFLIEKVKPLAHIGLVGGSDFNKIAEQMNGDDVIHKYDYVFPENGVIAYKYGVELENQSVQKFLGEEKLQKFINFVLKYLSDVWLPCKRGTFVEFRTGMLNISPIGRSCSRQERNDFEIYDREHLVRQKMIDALQKEFPDYGLKYSIGGQISFDVFPIGWDKTYCLKHVTSDSKFDKIYFFGDKTDFGGNDFEIFNDSRVIGHKVINPDDTKVKLEKLFLL from the coding sequence ATGGCAACAAGAGATAAAACATTGGTTCTGTTTGATGTTGATGGTACATTAACCGCAGCAAGATccgttataaaaaaagaatttgaaaaatttctgatCGAAAAAGTGAAACCACTTGCTCATATTGGACTTGTTGGTGGttccgattttaataaaattgctgAACAAATGAATGGGGACGATGTAATCCATAAATACGATTATGTTTTCCCGGAAAACGGTGTTATTGCTTATAAATATGGTGTTGAACTTGAAAATCAAAGTGTACAGAAATTTCTTGGTGAagaaaagttacaaaaatttattaattttgttttaaaatacttatcagATGTTTGGCTACCATGTAAACGAGGTACTTTCGTTGAATTTCGAACGGGAATGTTGAATATTTCACCAATAGGGCGTTCTTGTAGTCGACAAGAACgtaatgattttgaaatttatgacCGTGAACATTTAGTTCGTCAAAAGATGATTGATGCATTACAAAAAGAATTTCCTGATTATGGTTTGAAATATAGTATTGGAGGACAAATTAGTTTTGATGTATTTCCCATAGGATGGGATAAAACTTATTGTTTAAAACACGTTACTAGTGattctaaatttgataaaatatacttttttggtgATAAAACAGACTTTGGtggaaatgattttgaaatattcaatgaTAGTCGAGTAATTGGACATAAAGTTATCAATCCAGATGATACAAAagtaaaattagaaaagttatttttactttaa